The genomic window ttaaaaacataaaattacacaaataatcactaaacttttattaaattacattttcgttatttattgttttttacaaaatagtcaacCATTAGCTAATGTTTGACtttattttaaatgtaattttatccTTTTAGGGTCTTTGGATATTATCGATTAATTAGATAAAAGTGTAATTGTTAGACTAGTAATTATATTTACACTCTTTTATAGTTATAAAGAGTTATAATTCTCTATACGGGTTTGGCTGAAAAAAATTCCTTATACCATGTTTGATAATACAAATTGTAATTACAATTACATAtggttacataatttatatattttttaaaaaaaattaattaccgtACAAATTATcagtacaataaaaaaatttatattaggtTAAGAAAGTAGTCGATAATACAATtattaataaaagataataagaaaaataaaataaacatcatatacaATACAATTCTATTGTATTTGATTATTCCTTgttttatatttaacatatacCCCTTATTATCGTCTATTGGTCCTTGatcgagttttgaatttgaagtTGTATTATTCAGATTATcagaatctatttttatatactCTTCAAAGTATGAATCGTCTCAATTTCGCCTATCAATGAAGTTATAAAGTATGCAATATATTAGTACATTCCAACCTTATTTTTTATGCTATACAAAAGTGATGTTAttaatatagattttttttagaacaaatgTACTTTCAAATATTTGTATCCATCATAATATTTAGATTCACGATGCAAAATAAtctataatattaataataaattttggaCAACAATTCAGATAAGATTACAACACTTTATGGGATGTCCTTGttactcattttcttttattataattatttatatataaatgaaaatttctcattgaaaaaagaaaaacctatgCTAGTAACCATTTGAAGTTAATATAGGTTCAATAATGGTGTAAATCAAATTATCAAATTGTGATGaatctcaattatgaaaatttgtaaagcaaattcaaaacaaaatgatataacttaaatctaaaataatagtaataataacatcatctaaaatcaaatatttataagtttcattaaaattaaataaaggatTATTATCTTATACATTATTACTAgagtaaaaaaaaatctttagatGCGAGTTTAAATTAGTGTcatttgttttgaaattgtaataataatattttgatttgtatgggacgaggttaaaatttttatcaaacaCATGTTTAGCATGTGTTTAAATCAAGGTTATTCTCCTTCCACTACTCTAAtattgcataaaaataaaataaatataaaataattaaaaatgataattcGCATCATCCTAGATTTGTTTGTGGAATTAAAAAGTTGCACGACCAGTATGCTAAATACTCACCTAAATtaaatatgaataattattttatatacgattaataaattttttagacTTCGAGAGTAATATTAAAAAGATGACATGTTtcccaattttttaaaatatgggttttatttttctttactatACTTTTTGGTCATGTATAGCtttttcaacaaatatttttaaaattggattAGTGGTCTAATCGATTAGGCTACCAATTTATCGGTTCAACGAGTTTGACTAGTTTAACCAGtctgattaaaaattaaaaaataaaagaatccaATTCAACAGATTCAACTAATTTTTTATCCAGGTTAATCGgttcatacatattttcatatcaACCAGTTCAAAACCTCTTTTTAAACTGATATCCCAATTAATTCTTAATCCATCTGATCCAatcaaatttaatcaacattacTTTTAAAAACTACTTGTAAAATTAAAAGTTCCACaaacaaatatataaactaatttttcataaatactcCAAGATAAATTCAAAtcgaaatataaaaaagaaattctAAAAGTGAATATGATGAAATAATCTTAAGGAACTTACCTTCCACACCGTCACGAAGTGGCTACGCCAAGAGGCTTTGGCCACACTAGTAATCGCATTTGATCATGTGGTCATTGGGGCACTCTCTCTTCACCTATATGGCTAAAGGTGAACCGCCCTCCAAACCACCACTTCCTTCCCTTGTTAATTTTATGCACTAACATGTTAATCAAAGTTTTGGGGTTCCAATCGCTATGGAAGCTATTCCCAGCATGCCACAAAATTCAGAATACAACCCTTTTCTAATTTCAGCGTAAACTTCACCATCCCATTTCCTTCTGGCCAAATCATCCCGGCATTTATAACCCCTTCCTCGCCATCGTAAACGGCGTCCACTATCCCCATTTTCAGCAACTTCTCTCCCTTTATCTTCAACCCACGCAACACCAAATCACGTAGCGCCCACCCCGAAGTTTTGGCCCTGAAAAATGCCATGTAGAGTTCAGGAATCTTAAGCCCCATTTCCAAATCGTTCACGTAAAGCACACCTCTGTCACGTCTCATGACCACGTAGTCATGACAGAGGGGGATTACCATGCCGGCAGCAGCAGCGTGACCATTGACGGCGGCGACAGTTGGCATGGGGAGGGAGATGAAGGCTTGGACGAGCTGCGTGAGGCAGTCGAGCAAGTAATCGAAGCGTTGTTGGGCTTCTTGTTTGGAACCGGTGGCATTGACCCAATCTAGGTCGAAGCCATTACAGAAGAACTTGCCATGCGACACAGTGACCAGAGCTGAACCACGGGTTGACGCAGCCTTGGCTTGTGAAAGTGCTGAGATGATGGAGCTCAAGACCTCGGGGTTGAGCCTGTGTTCGACGTTTTGGCCAGTGAGGGTGAGGATGAGAAGGTTTCCACGTTTCTCTAAGGAGCACATTTTGGATTGGTACAAAAATGGTAAGCTTATAATCAATATGATTAAGGGTAAAAGAATATGATTGTGGCACATTTTCGAAAATCTAgattatattagattttattcAATATGGACCAGACACGtgttaatagaaaataaaaataggggcataaaaaaataagaataatattttaacacataactatcactcaattatgctaataaaaattaaacaactATTAGATagtataaaaatgtaatttcatgttatttttatttttttaatacgaGAATAATAAATTAGATTGGCTTTCATTAATAGACATAAGCATGATATTTTCAAGATATATTAATTACTGTCGTGATTAAGTCAATTACTTGGAGGAAAAAGGAAGGATCATTtccttatttttcatttaaattaaaggCTACCTTCTCGTTGCTTTTAAAAGATGCTGCAAAAAAattacttttgaaaattttaatttaatatttaaatatttaatattactgtcaaaataattttaaaaaataaaatattcattttaaaccaaatattgtaaagtaaaaaaatatatgtttaattaatatttaaattaattaatattatgatattttagtaaaaatataaaataaattattgaaatttattattaatattttgatatataaaatataaatttaaatattttaagcaattaatattaattatttgtaaatattatataaaatacattGAATTATAAATGAGGGTTAAAAAATGTCATTTCactcaaaagttaaaaaaagaaaaatacgtTTGGGTTTAAAAGCACGTTTGACTTCAAAggtgttgcggaaaggatcgattcgagaactccgatatgactacaagtaaattgaccggaacgaaaaataaagtgaacacaaggatttacgtggttcggctttaatgcctacgtccacgggcagaggcgaaaagaaatttcactataacaagatgaagattacaagtgttttacactcaagacacaacccgagaacctcacaactctcaacccctatagaaaacccgaaagctaaaatcctagctttcaaagaacaagctttgctctctcttggtttgggatgatgaatatggctaatgaacctctctatttataagagagttcaaggacataattgtccaaaactttggcaaagatttgtggttgaaaatggacaccaacaaccatccactaatccactaccaccaacaacccactaccaacaacaacaatccactaccaattttaagccatttcttaacaaatctccaccttggcttgaaatttaccaagctgaacatcatagtgaattcctcgaactggatcacctcttccaaacgcctctctggcgctaatcaatcccgaatacctatcaagtccaagcaatgcttgaacttatatgcagggatcaccttagttaacatatctgcaggattcttctcggtagcaaccttgctgataacaatgtcaccttgcgtaacatgttcccgaacaaaatgatatctgacatcaatgtgtttggtccgttcatgaaacatctgatttttagtcagatgtatggcactctggctatcgcaaaatacaacagtgaaatcctgttgtaaacccaaactgcttactagacctttcatccacaatgcttctttcactgcttctgctaacgccatatattccgcctcagtcgtagataaggctacggtagactgtaacacagctttccaactaatggctcctccagaataagtgaaaacataacccgtcagagatcttcttttgtccagatctccagcataatcagagtccacatagcccgtgacactgctagtgcagtcactctgatcatataccaagcataaatctgcagaacctctcaagtacctgagaatccatttcacggcctgccagtgttccttgccaggacaactcatgtatctgctgaccacactaactgcatgtgaaatgtctggacgagtgcaaaccattgcatacatcacgcttccaactgcactcgagtatggaatgtgaggcatttgctgcttttcttcatcagattgtggtgacaactctgcagagagtttgaaatgtggtgccaacggagtactcacagttttcgctttatccatgccgaagcgttgaagaaccttttcaatgtagttcttctgcgacacacgaagcttgcccgccttgcgatctctgtgaatatccatgcccaaaattttcttggcagcacccagatccttcatctcgaactcaccactcaactgcgactttaacttgttgatttccgacatgtttttggaagcaattaacatgtcatcaacatacagcaacaaataaatgtgcgaaccatctgagagcttccgatgatagacacaagcatcatagtcacatcttgtgtaaccatgctgaatcatgaagctatcaaaccgcttgtaccactgccttggggattgtttcaatccatataaagacttctttaatagacagacatggtcttctttaccaggaactgtaaaaccctctggttgacgcatgtagattgtttcctcgagctcaccatgcaagaacgccgtttttacgtcaagctgctcaagttctagatcagacttggccaccatggcaagtaatacacgaatggaagaatgctttacgactgggagaaaacttcattgtagtcaatcccctctttctgagtgaagcctttagcaaccaatcgtgccttgaatctagttgtttcaacccctaggatgcct from Gossypium hirsutum isolate 1008001.06 unplaced genomic scaffold, Gossypium_hirsutum_v2.1 scaffold_1399, whole genome shotgun sequence includes these protein-coding regions:
- the LOC121227708 gene encoding enoyl-CoA delta isomerase 2, peroxisomal, with the protein product MCSLEKRGNLLILTLTGQNVEHRLNPEVLSSIISALSQAKAASTRGSALVTVSHGKFFCNGFDLDWVNATGSKQEAQQRFDYLLDCLTQLVQAFISLPMPTVAAVNGHAAAAGMVIPLCHDYVVMRRDRGVLYVNDLEMGLKIPELYMAFFRAKTSGWALRDLVLRGLKIKGEKLLKMGIVDAVYDGEEGVINAGMIWPEGNGMVKFTLKLEKGCILNFVACWE